CTTGATCCCGGCGTCGACCCGGACGGTGCCCTGCTCCAGCCAGACGCCGCGGCGGCAGATGGACTGCACGGCGGGCAGGTCGTGGGAGACGAAGACGATGGTGGTGCCCTGTTCGGCGACCTCGCGCATCCGGTCGAGGCAGCGCTGCTGGAAGACCGCGTCGCCGACGGCGAGCACCTCGTCGACCAGCAGGACGTGCGGCTCCAGGTAGGCGGCGACGGCGAAGCCGAGCCGCATCTGCATGCCGGAGGAGTAGAACTTGACCTGCCGGTCGATGGCACCGCCGAGCCGGGCGAACTCGACGATGTCGTCGAAGCGGCCGGCGACCTCGCGGCGCTTGAGGCCGAGCAGCGCGCCGAAGAGGTAGACGTTCTCCCGGCCGGTGAGGTCGGGGTGGATACCGGCCCGGATCTCGATCAGTGCGCCGATCCGGCCGCGGACGTCGATGATCCCGCCGTACGGGTACATGACCCGGGTCAGCATCTTCAGCAGGGTGGACTTGCCGGAGCCGTTGGAGCCGATCAGGCCGACGGACTCGCCGGGTTCGATGTGCAGGTTGATGTCGCGCAGCGCCCAGCGCCAGTCCTCGCCGCGGCCGCCGCGCAGCCGGCGGGCCATGGACTCGACCTTGTCGCGCAGCAGCATCCGCTGCTGGTCGGCCTTGAAGCGCTTCCACACGTGCTCGGTGCGGATGGTGCCCAGCTCCAGCTCACGCGACATCGGCGATCCCCGTTTCCAGCTTCTTGAAGAACAGGTAGCCGCCGACCAGGAAGACCAGCGAGGAGACCGCGGCGATGGCGGTGAGGCCGGCGTCGGGGGCCTGGCCGTGGAGCAGGGCACGACGGTAGCCCTCGATGACGGCGCCGAGCGGGTTGATGCCGCAGTAGATCTCCTGCAGCCGGACGGGGATCCTGGCCAGCGGGTAGGCGACCGGGGTGGCGAAGACGCCCATCTGCGTGATGATCGGCAGCAGGTGGCGGACGTCGCGCAGGTAGACCACGGCGACGGAGAGGATCAGCGCGACGCCGTAGGTGAAGGCGAACTGGATCGCCAGCAGCGGCAGCACCCACAGGGCCGTCGCGGCCGGGGCCGTCCAGGTGGCGAGGAAGAGCAGGCCGAGGACGCCGATGCCGATCAGCATGTCGACGGAGGCGACCAGCATGGTGGCGAGCGGGAAGACCTCGCGCGGGCAGTACACCTTGTTGAGCAGGCTGAGGTTGTTGGCGAGGCTCAGCGCGCCCTGGTTCATGGTGTTGCTGAAGAACTGCCAGACGATCAGGCCGACATAGGCGAACAGCGGGTAGGACACCCCGCCGGTGTCGATCTTCACGGCGCGGTGGAAGACCAGGGTGAAGATGGCGCAGAGCGCGAGCGGGGTGAGCACGGCCCAGGCGAAGCCGAGGACGGCCTGCTTGTAGCGGGCCCGCAGGTCGCGTTCGGCGAGGGCGCGGACGAGTTCGCGGGCGGCCCAGAGTTCGCGGGCGGTCTGCGCCGGGCGCAGCCGCCGTTTGAACAGCAGCTCCGGCGGCGGTCCTTCGGGCACGGCGGTTTCGGCCGCCGGCTCCGTTCCACGCCCGTCGACGACCTGCGCGCTGTGTCCCCCCACGGGCCCCCGCCCTCTCGCATGTGGCTGCCGGTGGGCCGCAGCTCAGGAGGCGCGGCCCGGGCGTCCCACTCTGGCACAAGGTGTGCGCGCCAGGGGCTGGTTCGGTGAAGGTGGGCCGGTGGGCGCAGGGCGGGGACGGGCAGCGGGGGGCGGGGGGCGGGGCCGGGCGGGGACGGCTCAGCGGTGTTCGACGAGGGTGTCCATGGCGTCCGGCATCCGCTCGACGCCGCCGGCGCCGGTGGGCGAGGTACGGCCGGTGCCGACCAGGACGGTGGGGACCTCGGTGATGCGGTTGCGGGCCCTCTGCTCGGGGGCGTCGGCGACCAGCCGGTCGACCTCCGCGGAGCGCCAGGCGGCCCGGAAGGCCGCGGTGTCGAGGCCCTGGGCGAGCGCCCAGGCGGCGGCGCCGGACTCGGTGGTGAGGTCGGTGTGCCGCTCGCGGACGGCCCGGAAGACCTCGGCCTGCAGCCGGTCGACGGCGCCGAGCCGCTCCAGCGTGTAGTAGAGCCGGGCGTGGCCGAGCTGGCGCTGCTCGTCGGGGCCGCCGCGCCAGACGGCGGGGACGCGGCGCAGCACCACGTCGTCGCGGTGCCGGGCGGCCCAGCTCTCCAGCGGCTTCTCGAACTGGGCGCAGTGCTTGCAGCCGTACCAGAAGAACTCGACGGCCTCCTGGCGCTGGGCGGCGGTGCGCTGCGGGTGGCCGGGGTGCGGGGCGTGCGCGCCCTCGCGCGGGGTGTCCGGGGCGGCGGCCGCGGCGGTGCCAGGGGCGACAGCGGCGGTGGCGGCGAGCAGGGCGGTGGCGGTGCGCAGCAGCTTCACGGGCGCCAGCCTGGCAGTGACGGAGTGTCAGGTGCCAGCGGACGGCGGGCCGGTGCGGGTGGATTCGCCCGATCGGCCGATCGGTCGACCGCGTGGCCGACCGATCGGACGCGGCCGGTCAGGTCTCGGGGGCGTGCTCGGGCTTGGTCAGGGCGGCGCGGTCGGGTGCGGCGGCCGGCCGGGGCAGCACGGGCGGGTCGGCGGGCTCCTCCGCGGGGGCCTCGACGGCGGGGGCCGGGGCGGGCACGGTTGCGGTGGGGGCCGGGGCGGTTGCGGCGGCGGCCTTGGCGGCGCCGGCGTCGAAGAAGCGCAGCAGCTCGACCGGGAAGGGCAGCACCAGGGTGGAGTTCTTCTCGGCGGCGACCTCGACGACGGTCTGCAGCAGGCGCAGTTGCAGGGCGGCCGGGGTGGCGTCCATGACGCTCGCGGCCTCGGCGAGCTTGGCGGCGGCCTGGAACTCGCCGTCGGCGGTGATGATGCGGGCGCGACGCTCGCGGTCGGCCTCGGCCTGGCGGGCCATCGAGCGCTTCATCGAGTCGGGCAGCGCGACGTCCTTGATCTCGACCCGGTCGATGTGCACGCCCCAGCCGACGGCGGGGCTCTCCAGCAGGAGTTCGAGGCCGCGGTGCAGGTTCTCCCGCCCGGAGAGCAGGTCGTCGAGCTCGCTCTTGCCGATGATCGAGCGCAGCGAGGTCTGGGCGACCTGGGACATCGCGAACATGTAGTTCTGCACGTCGACGGTGGCCCGGATCGGCTCGATCACCCGGAAGTAGACGACGGCGTCGACCCGGACGGAGACGTTGTCCCGGGTGATGCCCTCCTGGGCGGGCACCGGCATGGTGATGACCTGGACGTTGACCTTGCGCATCCGGTCGACCAGCGGGATCAGCAGGGTCGGGCCGGGGCCGCGGACCTGCCCTCGGACCTGGCCGAGCCGGAACACCACGCCGCGCTCGTACTGCTGGACGATGCGGACCCCGGTGAGCAGCCAGAGCAGGCCGAGTCCGACGATGATCGCGAGTACTGCCATCGCGCACCTTCCCCCGTCGCGGCGCAGCCGGGCCGGGTCCGGGGTGGCCCTGTCGCGCGGGTGCGAGCCGCGCAGGCCAGTATGCGCGCACGGGTGGGCGGTTCGCAGGCGGGGGGCGGATCCGGCGGTGCGTCAGTTCCGGGGGCGGATCCGGGCGGTCTCGGCGAGGAGTTGCTGCCAGGCGTCGGTGACGACGGCGAGGTCGAACCGGTCGAGAGCGTGCCGGCGGGCGGCGGCGCCGAGTGCGCCGTGGGCGTCGGCGAGCAGTCTGTCGACGGCGCCGGCGAGGGCGGTGGCGTCGCCGGGCGGGACGAGGGTGCCGGTGATGCCGTCGAGGACGATGTCGCGGACCCAGCCGACGTCGGTGGCGACGGCGGGCAGGCCGGCGAGGGCGGCCTCGACCAGGACGCCGGGCACGCCCTCGCTGTCGCTGGTGAGCAGCAGGGCGTCGGCGGCCCGGTAGAGCGGGGCGGGATCGGCGAGGGTGCCGAGGAAGCGGGCCCGGGCGGTGGTGTCGCGGGCGGCGGTGGCGGCGCGCAGCGGGCCGTCGCCGGCGAGCGCGAGGTGGACGCCGGGCAGCAGGGCGAGGGCGTCGATCGCCAGGTCGGGGCGTTTCTCGGCGGCGAGGGCGCCGACCCAGGCGAGCAGCGGGCCGTCGGCGGGCAGGCCGAGGGCGGCGCGGGCGGCCTGCCGGTCGGCCTCGTCGGCGGCTGGCGGGTAGCGGTCGGCGGAGCGGCCGTTGGGGATGGTGCGGACGGTGCGGGCGGGCAGCCGGTAGTGGTCGAGCAGGACCTCGCGGGCGCCGTCGGAGATGGCGGCGACGGCGGCGGCGCGGCGCAGCAGCAGGCCGGTGCGCAGCCGGCGGGCCGGGGAGGCCGTCCAGTGCCGGGGGTCGCCGATGTTGACGTAGACGAAGGGGGTGCGGCTGCCGAGCAGGGCGGCGGCGCAGGCCGGCAGGGTGGAGGAGCCGTGTGCGACGACGACGTCGGCGCGGCGGGCGGCGGCGCGCAGGGCCCGCAGGGTGGCCGGGTGGTAGCGGGTCGGGCCGAGCGGGCGGGCGTCCTCGGTGCCGGGGGCGTCGGGGTGCGGCCGGAGGGAGCGGAGCTCGGAGCGGTGGCCTCGGCGGAGGAGTTCGGCGTGCAGGTCGCGGGCGAGGTTCTGGGCTCCGCGCCGCCGCGGGTCGGTGACCAGGTGCAGGACGGCGGGGTGCGCGGGCTCGGCGGCTGGCATGTGCCGACCCTGGCACAGCGCCGCGGCCGTTCGCAGCCGGCTGGCGGGATCGGGCGGGCGCCGCGGTGGGGTGCGCGCGGCCGGCCCCGCGGGCCCCTCCTGGCGGAATTCCTGGCGGAGCCGGGCCGGGGCTGGGATGCTGAGCGCCAGTCAGGGCGCGGAACGGACGGGAGACCGGTCGCGCCGGGGTTCCCGGGGGGTCGCTGCTGTGCATGTGCTCTATGTGATCGACAGCCTGCACCGGTTCGGCGGTGCCGAGCAGGGGCTGGCGGCGATGGCCCCGCACCTGGTGCGGTCGGGGGTACGGCTGGACGTCGCGTACCTCAAGGAGTCCCCGGACGGCTTCCAGCCGGAGCTGGTGGCGGCGGGCGCGCGGGTGTTCGGAGTGCACGGCTCGGGCCGGGCCGGGCGGGCGGCGGCGCTGCGCCGGCT
The nucleotide sequence above comes from Streptomyces sp. TLI_235. Encoded proteins:
- a CDS encoding glycosyltransferase involved in cell wall bisynthesis; the protein is MPAAEPAHPAVLHLVTDPRRRGAQNLARDLHAELLRRGHRSELRSLRPHPDAPGTEDARPLGPTRYHPATLRALRAAARRADVVVAHGSSTLPACAAALLGSRTPFVYVNIGDPRHWTASPARRLRTGLLLRRAAAVAAISDGAREVLLDHYRLPARTVRTIPNGRSADRYPPAADEADRQAARAALGLPADGPLLAWVGALAAEKRPDLAIDALALLPGVHLALAGDGPLRAATAARDTTARARFLGTLADPAPLYRAADALLLTSDSEGVPGVLVEAALAGLPAVATDVGWVRDIVLDGITGTLVPPGDATALAGAVDRLLADAHGALGAAARRHALDRFDLAVVTDAWQQLLAETARIRPRN
- a CDS encoding SPFH domain-containing protein; the protein is MAVLAIIVGLGLLWLLTGVRIVQQYERGVVFRLGQVRGQVRGPGPTLLIPLVDRMRKVNVQVITMPVPAQEGITRDNVSVRVDAVVYFRVIEPIRATVDVQNYMFAMSQVAQTSLRSIIGKSELDDLLSGRENLHRGLELLLESPAVGWGVHIDRVEIKDVALPDSMKRSMARQAEADRERRARIITADGEFQAAAKLAEAASVMDATPAALQLRLLQTVVEVAAEKNSTLVLPFPVELLRFFDAGAAKAAAATAPAPTATVPAPAPAVEAPAEEPADPPVLPRPAAAPDRAALTKPEHAPET
- a CDS encoding ABC-2 type transport system permease protein/lipopolysaccharide transport system permease protein; the encoded protein is MGGHSAQVVDGRGTEPAAETAVPEGPPPELLFKRRLRPAQTARELWAARELVRALAERDLRARYKQAVLGFAWAVLTPLALCAIFTLVFHRAVKIDTGGVSYPLFAYVGLIVWQFFSNTMNQGALSLANNLSLLNKVYCPREVFPLATMLVASVDMLIGIGVLGLLFLATWTAPAATALWVLPLLAIQFAFTYGVALILSVAVVYLRDVRHLLPIITQMGVFATPVAYPLARIPVRLQEIYCGINPLGAVIEGYRRALLHGQAPDAGLTAIAAVSSLVFLVGGYLFFKKLETGIADVA
- a CDS encoding ABC-2 type transport system ATP-binding protein — protein: MSRELELGTIRTEHVWKRFKADQQRMLLRDKVESMARRLRGGRGEDWRWALRDINLHIEPGESVGLIGSNGSGKSTLLKMLTRVMYPYGGIIDVRGRIGALIEIRAGIHPDLTGRENVYLFGALLGLKRREVAGRFDDIVEFARLGGAIDRQVKFYSSGMQMRLGFAVAAYLEPHVLLVDEVLAVGDAVFQQRCLDRMREVAEQGTTIVFVSHDLPAVQSICRRGVWLEQGTVRVDAGIKDALAGYRDSIEAQSEASARTGEPLQLLKYEMTGEDRENLTTDEPMTVELTLGGDYRGDATLHLGVSEGTSSPIFQISHEIRLTGDDHHVACVIPRLPLPRGRYTLWAGVYSIGKTDGGTLMSWHSVGQFDVFGPVLDTPPRAVVLAAPVFVPHHWEE
- a CDS encoding thiol:disulfide interchange protein DsbA, translated to MKLLRTATALLAATAAVAPGTAAAAAPDTPREGAHAPHPGHPQRTAAQRQEAVEFFWYGCKHCAQFEKPLESWAARHRDDVVLRRVPAVWRGGPDEQRQLGHARLYYTLERLGAVDRLQAEVFRAVRERHTDLTTESGAAAWALAQGLDTAAFRAAWRSAEVDRLVADAPEQRARNRITEVPTVLVGTGRTSPTGAGGVERMPDAMDTLVEHR